The genomic window ttactaactagggtccACAATTGGTGCGCCAAATTTGGTCAGCACTTAACTTTTCTGAGTATAGCGTTACCAGCTATGTTGCACGGACACGTATAAGGGACATAGTTACGACACGACACGATTAAGGAAACACGTCAAATCTAAAAAAAACAGGTTGCAGGGACACGTTATATATATTATTCACATCAATAAAATgaaatatgcttcaaaaaaaataaattaaaatgaaaTATTACTACAATCTTCACAACAAAATAATTACTCTTATTTTTATAAATATTTGATTACTAATTACTATATTCtttatataaaaatagagttttttcgagcgttgtggttaatcggagcttctggttgattctggcacCACCATATTTTAAATTTAGTAATAATATTAACAAGGTATATTTTTAAAACTTATAGAATTTTATGATGTTgccaaaaatacattaaaaaatctttgtggagatatttaattcttattattAGAACTACATTGATATAAACacatcaaaattttcttttttcatcATGATTCCATCAAAAAATCGATCataagaaaaaaagaattaaaaatcaatcataagaaaaacaattaaaaaaaaaggtcCAGTGTACAATGTCCGATTACACTTTTTATATCTAAAGTAAACCTAAATATTACACTTTTTATAGCTAAAATAAACCAAAATGTTACACTTCCAAGCTTCTGAAAATTAAATTAATGTTGATTATGACAACAATGAAATTAATTAAAACTTCGATAAAATGTATAAAATCAAAATTCATGGAGTTGTGAATGCTTACAACAGATCGAACCGAACTTCCTCTTCCGCAAACAAATTGATTATTAATCCTGTAAAATAATTGAAATACAAAATTGTTAATAGAAAATCGTAATAAACAATCAACCACATCAAGTAAAATTATGAAgataaatgaacaaaaaatattAGTAGAAAAGTACAATACATTCATTTCACCGTAAAGAtagaatattattatttttattattattcctttaaaaaaatataaataatatcGAAATAATATCTGTTTTTAGCTCGGTAGGAGATGCTCAATATTTTTTGTACAAAAATATAAACCATTCATTCCTTTccaatgttattatttttttggttattaTACTTATACcataagaaaataatataaaaaaaaatgatttctatTCTTAGCTATGGAGGAAATGCTCAATATTTTTGTACAAAAATATTTCTACTGTAAAAGGTAAACGTTTACGAATAAATGTATTCATAAATAAATTTTAGTTAATTTTAGGTGCATCTTAGAAGTAATGGTCATATTTGAAGAAATATTGTATTATGGAAAATCTTAAATCTTTAAAGGAGAGATTTTTTGTCCATTTTACCTATAATAATCTTCTTATAAATTCTAAATGTGACATATACCAATATATTTGCGTATTAATACCCTAgacaaaatttataaaattctagATATATTTAGATTTTCACTAGCATTATTCTCCAAAATAGCATTGTTTTGGAGGCTCGGTGTGTCTCTATAAAAGGCGTTGGAGAAAAAGCAAACCTCCCATTGTTTTACGCCGCTTCTCTATAAAAGGCGTTCGGAGAAAAGCAAACCTCCCATTTCTTTACGTCGCTTCTcgctttgttttttgtttttcttattgtttttttttcagttttaagGTTTTGTTGACTGATTTGTGTATTGTGTTTGTTTTGCAGTTGAATGATCATACGTGTGTACGCCAAGAAATGGTAATCGACAACTTTTTCTCCCTATTGATGTTGTTTCATTTAATCCGGTTATTATACACATGCAATCTTTTAGAAATAGCTTTATTTTCTGCTAATCTTTTAATCTTTTTCATTTTATTAATTGTTTGCAGCAGAATAATCTTTTTTGTCGGCTTTGCTTTTAGGACTCATATCTGTTGCATCCTAATCATAATCATAAGGTAGTACCTAATTGTttagtgtttttctttttctcatgCCACTATTGATTTTTCAGGAATCCCCTCCAAGACTGGGGAACAACTATTTCTGAGGTGTTGTTTTGTAGATGCAAATGGAGAAAAATATTTGCTTCAGGATAGGGAGAACAACAAAACGAAAACACAAAAAATGGTAATGCGAAAACAATTTTTGCTTGATGTtacattccaaaaataaaatgataaaaagataaatatattcgATGCAAATATCCCGGCATTTAATATGGCTATCCCATTTATGTAAAGAATACTTTTGAAATCataatattatttccaaaatatcaGTTTTTTCGTAGAAATTTCTAGCCTTGGGCACCCTTTATATAAAAGTGTTTGAGCTAACGGCAGATCCcattttttgaatgttgatttttgttttgctaggGTTGGTTTTTTTCCCAACAATTTTGTTGCCTAATATTTTTTTCTCGTTTTTCGTTTTACATCGCCGCGCAATGGGGGCTCATGAGTATTGAAATAGATATTCAGAGCTTTGTGTCCATAGtaacaaacacaaacaaggtATATAAtcgtgaatttttttttattggtatttgtttccttgatttAGTTTTAGTTTTGGATGCTGATGATACTCCATGAGCTCTAGAAAGTTGGGGTTAAAGACTTTGTATTTATAGTATTTATTATGATTTTAAAGATTATGTATTTATGGAATTTATGATGATTTTGGTTAGATATAAATAAGTTTGATTGTCTTTATGTTTCAGTTTGACATATCTTATGATACCATTTGAATTGTGATCGACGTAACGCCCACAATTTTCCAATCAGTTTGTAAACCTGCAAGTCATATATGTCATGGACATCTCATACAGATATTAATTATTTTCAATGTTCtcttggtagccttttgtatataCATTTTCTCTACGAAGTTGTATTTTACATGCATGGTGTATCTTTAGGTGCTGGTAACGATTtaacttgaacttatttatttgGTTATGGTGTTTTTGTAGTTTATGTGTTTTTGCTGACTGTAGTTGGGTGACTTGGtgttattttattgcttttgttCCAGTTTCGATCCATAAATCATTGATATCTACTCCAACCAACATGAAGTAcgatttaaaaaatatatatattatgtaATGacgttttcttttttgtttgttacATATTTTTTTGAGGAAGTGCATATTTTTTTGGGGGTTGTATGGATGTCTAATTGAGGCTGTTTTCTGTCTAGATAAAGCTATTGTTAAATATTTAGTAAAATGTAAATGCACAATTTTTAGTTGTCGTGAGATTGCTTCACATAGTACATCATAAGATTGTACAGAGTATCTGTTTTGTATCATGATATTACTCACAAGATGGCCGCCCTAAATAATAGTGGTGCTTACATATTTGTCCCGAAACCAGCAAATAAAGCTTCCCATTCGTTGGCAACGTATGCTCTCACTCACAACGTCCAACACAAGTGGACCGGTTCAAGCATTCCGGCTAGGATTGCTTCTCTCTTTGTAAACAACAGTTAattttgtttctctgttttgtttaCATGCtctataccaaaaaaaaaaaatctgatcaaagaaaaaaaaaatgtacaaAGTCTAACTGAGTTATGGGTATATCAAATGAAGAAGTTGCCAAAAGTATCCCTTCACTTAAGGCTAGAAGGTATTTGATTTTTTGAATTTATAATTTTTTCACAATGGGAAATAACCAATAATTTCTATATATACAAGGAAAAAATGTTGGACGACAGTGCCATTGAAGTTCTTTTTTCAGGCGTTTTGCTGAGGTTATGCGAGATCTCAATGGTACGAGTGTTGGCATTTTTCCTGTTTAAATCAATTTTGTTTCCGTGTTACAAGTAATGGTGCAAGAGTATGTTAAACCATGAGTCTTTTACGAGAATTTTTGGCAACTGTGTTTATGGAAAAATGGTGCAAGAGTCTGTTAAACCATGAGTCTTTTTCGGGAATGTTTGGCAACTGTGTTTATAGACAAAAGGAGGGATATTAAGGAACAAGTCATGCATATGTTTTTTTTGGATTTGTTGGTAAAATCTTTCATATTCACTGGGGAAAAAAATTTGAACTCGTAGTGCGAGTTCAAAACTGAATTCGCAGACCCATAACCATCGGATTAATAAGATCTGGTATTATCTAACTATGGACTTGACCATGGTTATCTTCCTGGATATTTATTGTTAAGCGTGTATCTTTACCCGATTTTTAATATATTTACTTTCTAACAACTTCTTAAATCAATCTATGGACTTAACCATACTATAATTTCAGATTATATTTTTCTAAGTTTCTGCATAACTCTTATGATCTGTCAATGGCGGCAATGCCGAAAGCATTACTAAAGTCATTATCATCATCTTTGCATGGTGTATAGAGAACCCAAAAGGTAAGAACTAAAAATGAACCGTGTCCTGATGATTCATCAATGAAATATTGAAATATGTGTCAACGCATTTATATTAGTAGGACAGTGTATAGAGAACTCAAAAGGTCAGAGCTAAAAATGATAAATCTAAAACCATTTAAAAATCATAACACGAGCAATCAAAAAGTAAATCTATCCACTCCATAGTCTTCATCACTAGGAACATAACCTATATCTATTTATTCTTATGTCCAGGATGAAACAAGTTCAAATCATTTCACGTCAAGGTTGAAACATAAGAGATATGGATCCTTCTTTCTATTGAATGTCTCGATAAGCTTAGTTTAAAGTTTCCGTACTTTCAAGTTTTATTTGAATGAGGGATCATTTACTTAGCTTGATGGAACAGAATTCTAGGTTTTAAACTAAATAAGTTGGGCTTTGAACCAAATAAGATACGTATAGATAGGAAATTTTCTTGGCGCCAGATAAATGGAAGTAGTCGATAAAAGAAGTGGTTGGAATATGAAAATATGTGAAAAACTCGGTAAATATGTTGCAGTTCACTAAAAATCCGGTCAGATAACCATGGTTAAGTCCATAGTTAGATGAGGTCAAATCTTATTAATCCGATGTTATGGGTCTGCCAATTCAGTTTTGAACTCGCACGTTCAAAATCTTTCCCACTCCACCGGGCATCTGCTTTTTTTTCAGAGAGAATGTTCGTCCCATATTTCCATTTCACCGGCATGTTTGAGGTCCCTAAGCTTTAACCCCTACTACAACAATGCTATCAAACACATGCAATTCCGTTGTGATTGCCAACTAATAGCCTCCCTGGCatatcggaaaaaaaaaaaaaaagaatacgaAAATCTCGGAATGAATGAAATCATTCTTCCAAGATGACATAAATGTATTTGTGCATCTATTAGATGAGGAATACTATAGATTTTTCAAATCTTCAACTGTTTCTATATAAAACTCATAACCCAGTCACTTAATACATAATTTAAGattaaatatttttagaattttaagaaATGGGAACTGCAGAAGCATCGCCGAAAGTTGTTGAGACAAGAAACCTTGATGCGTACGCCTTCAAGGTTGAGGCACCTCAGAAGTTTCAGCTCTCCAATATCTGTAGCAAATGCATCTAAATTTTTGCACAAGTTGAACTTGGCTTTCTTAAATATTTGTTAGGTAACACTTTGATCACGTGAGACGTTTACAACGCCTGAAACTCAATGCACTTAGAAAAGTACGGAATCTGTAAGTTACACAGGTTCGCGATAAAATACGAGTGTTGTCATCATTGCACAAGAGATGCCTCCTAATTTCACAAAGACCCAGTATTTCTTGAAAATATTCGAGGAGACATGTTTTGATCGCAGGTCAACCACTTTACCACCACAAGAAGACATCATTCACGAGGTGTCTAAGCTTTTAGTTTAACCTAAATTTTGAGAATTACATGATTTCTACAATTTTTATTAGATTCTACAAATAACAGAAGCCAAACTCAAGATTTTCCCAGGATGCTAAAACTCAAGAGTTGGTTCCCTTATGTTTGAGGTAGTTTTTTTTCTGAAGTATTTTTAAACAAAGTTAGTCTATGCCCACATAAATCAAGTGGAAGTGTTTATGTTTATAATATGGTGAAACTAAAGTAATCATTAATGTTTCCAAGGATCAAATGATATCTAATTTTATGGGAAAATAATATTTACCATATATGTAGTGGTCACCTCTTGAATTTTTCATGATCCTCATCATAAAATAAAACCTGTCATTTTTAGGGCTatcccaaaagaattaggggcgattaataagacaaaaacgggtcacctaAATCTAAAATGAAGTCACCCTTATCTCTGATTTTTCAAAATAGCTAATATACCCTTTATAATCGGAAGATAATTAGTATAATCGGGAGTTAATCTTTAGTATATATTGATAGGAAAATTTATTTGAGTTATTTAGTTTTAAGTTTTagagtggaagaagaagaagaagtgggatgAAAACCATTTTTTCTCAAATCCATAACAAAAACGGAtgggtatgaagaagaaggtgagaaacaTCGTGAAGAACATAATTTCGAAGGTTCAATAACGATTATAGAGCATTTAGCGCCACTAACGTACCAGAATCAGTAGATAATAAGatattttatctaccgattatactcTTTTGTTCCGATAGAGAAGCACAATCGAAAATCTCGTGATtttatttatctaccgattgtggcccaaattcatttttttcaaaaactaatgGATTGATGAATTTCTCTATCTTCACAATCAGTAGTTTCGTGGTATTTATTATTttccgattgtacaatcggtagtctcgggatgttcattatctaccgattattgtagtagccccaaatacaaatttttcaaaaaccaatggaattttgaatttctctattttcacaatcggtagtgtcgtgatgtttattatctaccgattgtacaatcgttAGTTTCGTGATGCTCATTATCTAacgattgtggtagtagccccaaattcaaaattttcaaaaaccaatggatttttaaatttctctattttcagGATCGGTAGTTTCGTGGTGTTTagtatctaccgattgtacaattggTAATTTCGTGATGTTCGCTATCTCTGATTGTGATAGTAGCCCAAATTTATTTTTTCCCCAAAACtaataaaatttcaaaattttctacttttaTAATTGGTAATTTTGTGATGATGATAGTAGACCCAAATTTATTTTTTTCCCAAAAACCAatgaaatttcaaaattttctacttttacagtcggtagtttcgtgatgtttctTATCTACAGATTTCGATATTATCCCcaaattcaattttttcaaaacaaatgaaacttcaaaattttctacttttaCAATCGGTAATTTTGTGATGTTCATTATACACCAATTGTGATAGAAGCCCCAAATTTAGtttatgtattattttttttcaaaacaaagcATAGAACAGAAGAACACAGTCACAATCGGTTGATAAAACTAATagtaaactaccgattataaaagaACATATAAGTATTTTCTAACCACTAGGACACCCCATAGCCACATCAATGGGATGGAATAAAAAAGTTACCCCTAAATCTTTCTGTGTCGCCCCTAAAAGTGCTAGGAAATAAAGCCAACCAtataattaaagaaaaaagatatcCAGATCCCAGTTACGTTACTTATAAATAGACTGAATTACAATTTTGGTCGATTTATAATTGAACTATTTTGCATGAAATCGTTGCAAAAGTGCTAACCGGAGCTGCAGTTGGGGAGAAAGTAGTGATAGGGCGACATATGATGAAATCAAGGGACATACAGTACCAATTATTCCGGTGAAAATTTCCTTTATAATGCACATGGACAGAAGCAGGGCACAGAGCTTACGCAACGCGGGATTCTACTTGAAATCAAGATTTTTCGATGAGAATGACTACCCGACATACATTGGCATTTTAAATACAACCAAGGgacaatcaaaataaaatattagtgCCATCAAAAGAATGATTTACCAGATGGATGTACTAAAATTATTGTCCGTCAACATATTCCTGACAATTCCAGATCTATAAACCATATTTTTCTCCAAGCACTGAATGAGAATCGTGAACAGAAGGTTAAAGTGATTTGGGTTCAGATTTGGTGCCTTGGGGGTACTTATTTAgagttttccttttattttttcttaggaATACAATTGCTTGATTTCTTAGGAACTACATTTAGGTAGATTTTTTCGGAGTCACAGATTCATCGATTCCAACTTCCGGTTTTGTTATCCGTTTTCCTTTTAGTAAATGTTTGGGTTCTGGTTTTGCAGTTATACTAAAATTTCCGTGCTTGCAAGTTTTGCAATTAACTTTTGATCAATAATTAATATTCCATCACGGTCTAAGCACCACCTAGAATACATTGTTGCAGAAGTACTAATTGGAGATGAAATCAGAGAGGAAGTACTAATAGGGTGCCATGTGATGAAATCAAGGGATGCAATACCACTTACTAAATATCAATTTCCGGTTAAAATTGGCTTCGCGATGCACATGGACGCGTGTTCGGCACATGGCTTATACAATGTAGGATTCTACTTGAGATCAGGAGATTTCGATGAGAATGAAAATCCAATGTGCATTGGGATTTCAAATACAGCTAATGGACCATCAATATCCAAAATTATTATCATCCAAAAGAATGATTTACCAGATAGATATACCAAAATCATTATGCGCCAATGCAGTCGTGCCAATTCCAGACCGTATTATTCTTGAAGCATTGACATGGAGGAATGAGAATAGCGAATAGAAGATTAAGGTGATTTGGCTTAAATTTGGCGCTTTGGAGTACTCATTTAAAATTTTCCTTTATTCCTTAATTATCATGTAACTTAGATCGTTTTTTCTTAGTAACTACAGTTTATTAATTGTTTTGGTGAATTTTTAGGAACTACAACTTAAGTgaagtttattttccttttagtGGATGGTTTAGACTCCAAGATGTTTCAATTTTTTCAACCTGATATGTTATTGTGGAGTGGTATTTTGGATAATTTGTGTTCTTTATGGGCTGAGTTACCAATGACACCATCCCGAAGGTCGTACAATAAACTTCACATCAATTGTTACGTAAGCAAGAAacagacccgtgcatcgcacggtTGAGCAACTAGTAAAATTAATAATAATGTAATAATGGTAAAATATTTCATAAATAATGCTTGTATTTGactaaaacaagaataaattaacgtcacatttaatttattttgattttccaaaccaaaataaatcatttATGACATGTCCTCGAAGTATCCAATTGGTATCCTCAAAGTGTCCAATATCCATTTTCACACAATACATTATGTGGCGTGTGTCCGACACGGTAAGGGCATGTTTCTTGGAGTCTCCATAGGTTATCTCACAAGACCAGTAGTTGATAGACGCAACATAGGTTATCAAAAGACTAGTAGTTGATAGACGAAGTTGGTTTAGCTTTATCTAGTATACTAGGCGTACAAAATCAAGTcttaaaaaagagaagaaaaaaaaaacagatttttACTTTAAATTCTCTAATTGACTTTCAGATTAAAACAGATTCTGAATTTTTGTAATAAATAGCTCGAACGTGACTCACAGATCTCATCTAagattctctttttcttcttcaagtaAGAATAGTTGATAAACTAGTTTTTTCTTGTCATGGTCCAAACAGaccaaaattagggatttctaAAATTCTCGAGTgccttttttttttcaagatgGAAGCAGAACTAAAGGATATCACCAATCTGAATAAAAGTCAAAATAGCCAAAGGGAAGAAgggaaagaaaaagataatcaacCATTACTACAAAAATCAGAGGCTGGTGATTCTGATAATAATATTTCATATACTGAGAAAGATATACAAGAACTTGAGAAGAAATTTGCAGCTTATGTACGTAATGATGTATATGGAACTATGGGTTTAGGCGAAATATCATTGAAAGAGAAAATCTTACTTGGACTAGCTATGATTACATTATTACCGATTCGATTAATCGTTACGGTTGCGATTCTGACTTTTTATTATTTAGTTTGTCGATTATGTACTCTTTTCTCTGCTCCTAATAGAGAAGAGGGAGAAGATGGACAAGAAGATTATGCTCATTTAATTGGGTGGAGAAGGAATGTTATTGTTGCTTTTGGGAGATTTTGTTCAAGGGCTATCCTGTTTACTAATGGATTTTATTGGATCACTGAAACTTATGTCGAGAAATTGGCGAACGAGGTATAATTTGTTTTGCTTTTTATTTAAGCTTATTACTGTTATTTTTTGAGATTAGGGTTTACTTCTATCATCCCAAGTAGAGTCGAGTAATTCTATGGAAAGGTCACTGCTAGGACTGGAACTACTAACTTAAAATTAACTACTAGAGTCATCCCCATGTCCAACTGGGCTGTTCCCAGCTATTGTTAGACGAAATGTCTTAGTAAATCATGAAACACTAGTGAATCTACTAGAAAGTGATCAACTAAACTAGATGTAACATTTAAACCAAATGTATAATAGCAGGACTTCTGAAATCCCCCCTAACAACAGTGAGCTCTTGTAGCCTTCTCGTATGATAATATAACCAAACAAATCAGGGGAAACCTTAAAATCTACTCTCAAGGCTATGTTGAGATCAACATGATGCTAACTTTGACCGCCTATGTGGAGAAACAGACCATCTGGTTTGGAATTTTCATATTCAACTGGTTTTAACAATTTGTTGGTTTTGACCCATTTTTATGCTGCTCTAGAGAATTATTGAATACCAAGTTTTAATAATTATTGAATCATTGAACTGTGGGTTAGAAGTAAACTGTATGTCTGGTACTTGATTCTTTGCAATCACTTTTGATGCAAGTGTACTTAACAGTTCATGAAACATGGACGATAATGCTTTTATCAGTGTTTAGGCAATGAAAATAATATGGTGTTTCAATCATTTGATTGTTGCCCCGCTGGAAGGACTAGTTTTTCAATATGTGTGCTAAATAGCACTCCTTATATTTATATCAGTCATTCACGGTTTTAATGATAAATATTCTCTGATTTTTTCTTCCTCCATTTCTATTAGGATCAAACGAAAGGGCCATCAGAAGAATCTGAAAGACCCGGAGCAATCATATCTAACCACGTATCTTACTTGGACATTTTGTATCACATGTCTTCATCCTTCCCTAGCTTTGTTGCAAAGGTGGGTTTTGAAGTAGAAATTGTTTATTGTTTGAGTCAGGTGTAGAAACTTGTTTGAGTTTCTTTTCCCACTTCCACTTTGTTCTGTTTTGGGACTGACATGTTTATGCACTTCTTTCCTTTTCCTCTTGCTGAAGAGATCAGTAGCTAAACTCCCTCTTGTCGGCCTCATAAGGTTTGTTCACATTTACAGAACAGTTAGGAGATTTTAATGTTCACATGCTAGTACTATCTTGCTACTGGATTTCCTTCTCAGTTAcattgattattaattttttaaCTTTGTGGACAACCCTTATGTGTTTTAATGCGTATGTACAACAGCAAGTGCCTTGGCTGTGTTTATGTTCAGCGGGAGTCAAAATCTGCCGAATTTAAGGGTGTAGCTGGTACGTTTCTTTTTGACATATTTTTTTGCCTTTTGAATTGTTGTTTGGTGTAGATTATGACAGGTGATATTAAATTTTAATGATCTGCAATTCGTAAAACTTAATAGTTGACGGAGGAGCAACCTCTCCAAAGTGGATTTGCAGTTAAATTTTAAAGGAAAATGGCAAGGTGTCACCTCACATTGCTAAAACAAAATTGCTAGAAGAATCAAGTCAATAAACATTATGGTATATAGAGTTTCTAGAATAAACAAAAATCTCTTTAACTCCGAAGGGCGTTCATAGACATCTGAGAGTCCTTAAGATCATTCTCCAGTTAAACCCTAGATTCTAGATGCACATTTATTGATGTACTAGTGTGAAGACTGAAGTGAAGATTAAAAAAGTGATAAAGGATGTTACTGTAGCTGTGAATGACAAATTAAGCGGGCATTGTATTATCAAGGCAGTGAGTATGTTTGACAGAGACTAAATTGATAACTTGTTAATCTTCTATAACATACAGAATAATGTATAATATATTGACCTATTCTTTTGCTTTAGCAGAGCGAGGGGACGCCTCATCTTGCCAACTGAAACTGTCTCTATAAACACTGTGATTAAATATTAGTCATAATCACAAAGAAAGAAGAGCGTTTTTTGTGATTAAACTTTAAAGCACTTGTAtcatctttttctttagcttgacTGCTGTTAAAAGGtttcaaatatatataatattttttcgAATTCCAAAGCAGGATAGTACAGGTTTTCTGTGATATAAGAAAATATACTCCTGTATATCTAATTTTTTATTGTAACCCTATTAGAATGTTTCAAAAAGATAGTAGGAGTGCAATCCAAAGAAATAAGAATGTTTAGGCAAGTAAATACTTCTCTTTCCTGTAGCTTGAAGTATTTGTTTCACCAGATGTGATTAAAATCCACATaaaagaagaactttttagtgCCTATGCACTTCAACATCTTGTTTCtttagcatgaagccgtgaactATCAAAAAgtctcttttttcttgttttctttcatagAGGGTCTGAAAAAAATTTTTCTTCTGTTGATTATACGGATGCTATACTGATGAATTGTAATTTCAAACTTAACCATTGTCGTTGCTCGTAGGGGTTGTGACGGATAGAATCGTAGAAGCCCATCAGAATGAACATGCTCCACTGATGCTGCTTTTTCCAGGTTATCACTCCCTTAACTTAGTCTTGGTTGATGTGTTCCAAGAATTCCCTCTTTAGGATGCCTACACTATCACTTGGTATAGCTACTGTCATTTCTATAATTGAGGGTTTGCTAATGTTAGTGCCTGAATAAACTTTACCTTTGGCGTGACTGTTCTTTTGTTGATTACAGAGGGCACGACCACAAATGGTGATTTtctccttccattcaagacaggTGCATTTATAGCTAAAGCGCCAGTGCTTCCAGTAATTTTAAGATATCCATACCAAAGATTTAGTCCAGCATGGGATACCATATCTGGGGTGAGTACCACCTGGAAGGGGCTTTGATAAGCAAATCTTTACTTGCGAACATCAATTTTAAGAGCATATGGGTTTTGTACTCCTGACATTCCTGGAGTAAGACTGTTAACGCATACTTTCCTATTGTCACCTGGTCTTGAATTATTAGTTCATTCTTTGAATACGTTAGTAGGACAGCACACTGTTTTTCTGTTTCATTTCCGTCATGTTCCAAGTTTATGCTTGTTTGCAGGTTCGCCATATTGTTTTGCTCCTCTGTCAGTTTGTCAATCACATTGAAGTGGTTCGCTTGCCTATATATCATCCTTCAGAGCAAGAAAAGGAGGATCCAAAACTTTACGCTAGTAATGTTCGAAAGTTACTGGCTACCGAGGTGTGTGATTTCTCTCGTCATGTTTATTTACTCATTAGAGGGAGATTCTTTGTGAAACATTCAGCGCCCCTTGAACCGGAGTATCTGGATTCTCATCTTCTTGTGCTGATGCAAAACCCGAACCTTAGTGGTTTTCTTTCAATTGAAATATACTAATATTAAACTGGGTCATATTCATACCCACTGTGATGTGGGTATCTTAGATCGTGCCAAATCTTTGTGAAACTAACAAGTTCCTGTTTGATGCA from Papaver somniferum cultivar HN1 unplaced genomic scaffold, ASM357369v1 unplaced-scaffold_118, whole genome shotgun sequence includes these protein-coding regions:
- the LOC113330637 gene encoding lysophospholipid acyltransferase LPEAT1-like isoform X2, producing the protein MEAELKDITNLNKSQNSQREEGKEKDNQPLLQKSEAGDSDNNISYTEKDIQELEKKFAAYVRNDVYGTMGLGEISLKEKILLGLAMITLLPIRLIVTVAILTFYYLVCRLCTLFSAPNREEGEDGQEDYAHLIGWRRNVIVAFGRFCSRAILFTNGFYWITETYVEKLANEDQTKGPSEESERPGAIISNHVSYLDILYHMSSSFPSFVAKRSVAKLPLVGLISKCLGCVYVQRESKSAEFKGVAGVVTDRIVEAHQNEHAPLMLLFPEGTTTNGDFLLPFKTGAFIAKAPVLPVILRYPYQRFSPAWDTISGVRHIVLLLCQFVNHIEVVRLPIYHPSEQEKEDPKLYASNVRKLLATEGKLTLADIGLAEKRVYHAALNGFLRQSQI
- the LOC113330637 gene encoding lysophospholipid acyltransferase LPEAT1-like isoform X1 is translated as MEAELKDITNLNKSQNSQREEGKEKDNQPLLQKSEAGDSDNNISYTEKDIQELEKKFAAYVRNDVYGTMGLGEISLKEKILLGLAMITLLPIRLIVTVAILTFYYLVCRLCTLFSAPNREEGEDGQEDYAHLIGWRRNVIVAFGRFCSRAILFTNGFYWITETYVEKLANEDQTKGPSEESERPGAIISNHVSYLDILYHMSSSFPSFVAKRSVAKLPLVGLISKCLGCVYVQRESKSAEFKGVAGVVTDRIVEAHQNEHAPLMLLFPEGTTTNGDFLLPFKTGAFIAKAPVLPVILRYPYQRFSPAWDTISGVRHIVLLLCQFVNHIEVVRLPIYHPSEQEKEDPKLYASNVRKLLATEGKLTLADIGLAEKRVYHAALNGNNNKPSVLHHKDD